Proteins encoded within one genomic window of Anas platyrhynchos isolate ZD024472 breed Pekin duck chromosome 28, IASCAAS_PekinDuck_T2T, whole genome shotgun sequence:
- the ITGA3 gene encoding LOW QUALITY PROTEIN: integrin alpha-3 (The sequence of the model RefSeq protein was modified relative to this genomic sequence to represent the inferred CDS: inserted 1 base in 1 codon), producing MARPPGVLVLGALLLPAAAAFXLDTVFPVLKEGAARSGFFGFSVALHRQSERQERYLLLVGAPQDVDPQNITRTGAVYACPLSASTNDCQRLDIELKSEPDKYIIEDMWLGVTVASQRQPAGRVLACAHRYTRVLWSGSEAQWRMVGRCYVRGNDLRLNLSDEWQTYHNELCNSNVDAEETGMCQMGASAGFTSNIVYFGAPGAYNWQGTNYMLMRETWDLHDFSYPNEKNGNTYIGYTAEVGSGVLHKDAVTVVAGAPRYQHTGAVYLLSTSPQNTLEKSHVLQGHQVGSYFGSAVALADLNNDGWQDLVVGAPYYFERKDEVGGAVYVYMNDGGRFQDTYSQNLTGPSDSGFGFAIASIGDINQDGFQDIAVGAPFEEKGKGKVYIYHSSAGGLRDKPSQVVSGSDLGYPTMQYFGYSLSGGMDVDGNSYPDLLVGSLAERVALLRARPVLNILDKTFTVTPSKVDPARCTPSSCIMVTVCFSYNQSAGNPKYKEQITLEYVLEADKERHPPRVRFLGTHSATYRGLFTMPDTRCESKELLLLENIRDKLHPIVLSMNYSLVEKPRNFTRGPHSLDAFPVLNQDQSHENETKIEFQKECGSDNKCYSNLQLQSAFVNEQNQSLPRLNGTQVLQYSRDLRKLHLGVNITNVPTTDSNGEDAHEAQLNVTVPPNLLFSSVRPSGACTSVEETVLCELGNPFKKNQRVELLITFEVNNMALDTREVLVWLDLSTQSTQEDLQPVLAKLLVDYSIQSSLTVAPSYAQSHFSGVVVGESAMRNEQDVGSALAFDFQVSTKGEALGDLGTILLGFEWPYEVPNGKWLLYPTEILTDGNGSCRPPGGVINPLNLTLLEDGTPPRRRRELGAAEPAEPPLTLGTAKKAKSEVLLSCSQGTARCVWFECPLLAPQRPTTTFRVRARVWNSTFIEDYSDFDRVKVDGTATLFLRTHVPSISMKNHTVRFSVDVDSELTEEQPAEIALWLVLVSVAAGLLLLGLIILLLWKCGFFRRASTRAMYEAKGQKAEMRIQPSETERLTDDY from the exons atgGCGAGGCCCCCcggggtgctggtgctgggcgccctgctgctccccgccgccgccgctt ACCTCGACACCGTTTTCCCGGTGCTGAAGGAGGGCGCCGCCCGCAGCGGCTTCTTCGGCTTCTCCGTGGCGCTGCACCGGCAGAGCGAGAGGCAGGAGCGGTACct GTTGCTGGTGGGGGCTCCCCAAGATGTGGACCCCCAGAACATCACCAGGACGGGCGCCGTCTACGCCTGCCCCCTCTCCGCCTCCACCAACGACTGCCAGCGGCTCGACATCGAGCTCAAGA GTGAGCCGGACAAGTACATCATCGAGGACATGTGGCTGGGGGTGACGGTGGCCAGCCAGCGGCAGCCGGCGGGGAGGGTGCTG GCTTGCGCCCACCGCTACACCCGGGTGCTGTGGTCGGGCAGCGAGGCTCAGTGGCGCATGGTGGGGCGCTGCTACGTGCGGGGCAACGACCTGCGGCTCAACCTGAGCGACGAGTGGCAAACCTACCACAACGAGCTGTGCAACTCCAACGTGGACGCGGAGGAGACCGGCATGTGCCAGATGGGCGCCAGCGCCGGCTTCACCTCCAACATCGTTTATTTCGGGGCGCCCGGCGCCTACAATTGGCAAG GTACCAACTACATGCTGATGCGGGAGACGTGGGACCTGCACGATTTCTCCTATCCCAATGAGAAGAACGGCAACACCTACATAG GGTACACGGCGGAGGTGGGCAGCGGCGTGCTGCATAAGGACGCGGTGACGGTGGTGGCGGGGGCCCCCCGGTACCAGCACACGGGGGCCGTGTACCTGCTGAGCACCAGCCCCCAAAACACGCTGGAGAAGAGCCACGTGCTGCAGGGCCACCAGGTCGGCTCCTACTTCGGCAGCGCCGTGGCCCTGGCGGATCTCAATAACGACGG GTGGCAGGACCTGGTGGTGGGAGCCCCCTACTACTTCGAGCGGAAGGATGAGGTGGGGGGGGCCGTCTACGTCTACATGAACGATGGGGGGCGCTTCCAGGACACCTACAGCCAGAATCTCACCGGCCCCAGCGACTCCGGCTTCGGCTTCGCCATCGCCAGCATCGGGGACATCAACCAGGACGGCTTCCAGG acatcGCCGTGGGGGCTCCGTTCGAGGAGAAGGGCAAGGGCAAGGTCTACATCTACCACAGCAGCGCAGGGGGGCTGCGGGACAAACCCAGCCAG GTGGTCAGCGGCTCGGACCTGGGCTACCCCACCATGCAGTATTTTGGGTACTCGCTCAGCGGGGGCATGGATGTGGACGGCAACTCCTACCCTGACCTCCTGGTGGGCAGCTTGGCGGAGAGGGTGGCCCTGCTCAG ggcTCGCCCCGTGCTCAACATCCTGGACAAAACCTTCACCGTCACCCCCAGCAAGGTGGATCCCGCCCGCTGCACGCCCAGCTCCtg catCATGGTGACCGTCTGCTTCTCCTACAACCAGAGTGCCGGCAACCCCAAGTACAAGGAGCAGATCA CCCTGGAGTACGTCCTGGAGGCGGACAAGGAGCGGCACCCCCCCAGGGTGAGGTTTTTGGGGACGCACTCGGCCACCTACCGCGGGCTCTTCACCATGCCCGACACCCGCTGCGAAtccaaggagctgctgctgctg gaGAATATCCGGGACAAGCTGCACCCCATCGTGCTCTCCATGAACTACTCGCTGGTGGAGAAGCCCAGGAACTTCACGCGGGGTCCCCACTCCCTCGACGCCTTCCCAGTCCTCAACCAGGACCAGTCCCACGAGAACGAGACCAAG ATCGAGTTCCAGAAGGAGTGTGGCTCCGACAACAAGTGCTACAGCaacctgcagctgcagagcgCCTTCGTCAACGAGCAGAATCAATCCCTGCCCAG GCTGAACGGGACGCAGGTGCTGCAGTACAGCCGGGACCTGCGCAAGCTCCACCTGGGGGTGAACATCACCAACGTGCCCACCACCGACTCCAACGGCGAGGACGCCCACGAAGCCCAGCTCAATGTCACCGTGCCCCCCAATCTGCTCTTCTCCTCCGTCCGCCCG AGCGGTGCCTGCACCTCCGTGGAGGAGACGGTGCTGTGCGAGCTGGGCAACCCCTTCAAGAAGAACCAAAGG GTGGAGCTGCTCATCACCTTCGAGGTGAACAACATGGCACTGGACACGAGGGAGGTGCTGGTCTGGCTCGACCTCTCCAC GCAGAGCACCCAGGAGGACCTGCAGCCCgtgctggccaagctgctggtGGATTACAGCATCCAGTCCTCACTGACCGT agccccctcgTACGCCCAGTCGCACTTCAGCGGGGTGGTGGTGGGCGAGTCGGCGATGCGCAACGAGCAGGACGTGGGCAGCGCCCTCGCCTTCGACTTCCAG GTGTCCACCAAGGGCGAGGCTCTGGGCGATTTGGGCACCATCCTGCTGGGTTTCGAGTGGCCCTACGAGGTCCCCAACGGGAAGTGGCTCCTGTACCCCACCGAGATCCTCACCGACGGCAACGGCTCCTGCCGGCCCCCCGGGGGGGTCATCAACCCCCTCAACCTCACG ctgctggaggacgGGACCCCGCCGCGGcgcaggagggagctgggggcggCCGAGCCCGCGGAGCCCCCCCTGACGCTGGGCACAGCCAAGAAGGCAAAGTcggaggtgctgctg aGCTGCTCCCAGGGCACCGCTCGCTGCGTCTGGTTCGAGTGCCCCCTGCTCGCCCCCCAGCgccccaccaccaccttccGTGTGCGTGCCCGGGTGTGGAACAGCACCTTCATCGAG gattaCAGCGACTTCGACCGGGTGAAGGTGGACGGCACGGCCACGCTCTTCCTCCGCACCCACGTCCCCAGCATCAGCATGAAGAACCACACGGTGCGG TTTTCTGTGGATGTGGACTCGGAGCTGACGGAGGAGCAGCCGGCTGAGATCGCGCTCTGGCTGGTGCTGGTGTCCGTGGCAgccgggctgctgctgcttgggttGATCATCCTCCTGCTGTGGAAG TGCGGTTTCTTCCGTCGGGCCAGCACGCGGGCCATGTACGAAGCCAAGGGCCAGAAGGCGGAGATGCGGATCCAGCCGTCGGAAACCGAGCGGCTGACGGATGACTActag
- the RPL23 gene encoding large ribosomal subunit protein uL14 yields MSKRGRGGSSGAKFRISLGLPVGAVINCADNTGAKNLYIISVKGIKGRLNRLPAAGVGDMVMATVKKGKPELRKKVHPAVVIRQRKSYRRKDGVFLYFEDNAGVIVNNKGEMKGSAITGPVAKECADLWPRIASNAGSIA; encoded by the exons ATGTCGAAGCGAG GACGCGGAGGTTCCTCCGGAGCCAAGTTCCGCATCTCCCTCGGTCTGCCCGTGGGCGCCGTCATCAACTGCGCGGACAACACGG GCGCCAAGAACCTGTACATCATCTCCGTGAAGGGCATCAAGGGGCGCCTGAACAGGCTGCCGGCGGCTGGCGTGGGTGACATGGTCATGGCGACCGTCAAGAAGGGCAAGCCAGAGCTGAGGAAGAAGG TGCACCCAGCAGTGGTCATACGGCAGCGGAAATCCTACCGGAGGAAAGACGGCGTGTTCCTGTACTTCGAGGACAACGCAGGAGTGATCGTAAACAATAAAGGGGAGATGAAAG GTTCTGCAATCACAGGCCCCGTGGCTAAGGAGTGCGCGGATCTGTGGCCCAGGATAGCCTCCAACGCAGGGAGCATTGCGTGA